From Acidaminococcales bacterium, the proteins below share one genomic window:
- a CDS encoding coenzyme F420-0:L-glutamate ligase: MKVVPVKTRILTERDDIVKAVAEYTRGQVEADDVIAVAESVLAITQGRAKRPEDMRPCFLAKILCRFFPQKGSLSARHSMQALMEEEGRLRVLCAFVAGFLAKLAGRPGVFYQLAGEQARLIDDVTGTMPPFDKHIVYGPRDSDKAAESIRIATGCRGAAIVDANDLQRAAVLGVSAGLDAKGLETILRDNPFGNDSQKTPIVIIKDYAA, from the coding sequence ATGAAGGTTGTGCCGGTAAAGACCAGGATATTGACGGAACGGGACGATATCGTCAAGGCTGTCGCCGAATATACGCGTGGACAGGTTGAAGCCGACGACGTCATAGCCGTGGCGGAAAGCGTCCTCGCGATCACGCAGGGGCGGGCAAAACGCCCGGAGGACATGCGGCCGTGTTTCCTCGCCAAAATCCTCTGCCGCTTCTTCCCGCAAAAAGGCAGCCTTTCCGCCCGGCACAGTATGCAGGCGCTCATGGAGGAAGAAGGGCGGCTGCGGGTATTGTGCGCTTTCGTCGCCGGGTTTCTGGCCAAACTGGCGGGAAGGCCCGGCGTGTTTTACCAACTGGCGGGCGAACAGGCCAGGCTTATTGACGACGTTACAGGAACCATGCCGCCTTTTGACAAGCATATAGTTTACGGGCCGAGAGATTCCGACAAAGCGGCCGAATCCATCCGTATCGCCACCGGCTGCCGCGGCGCGGCGATCGTCGACGCGAACGATTTGCAGCGGGCGGCGGTGCTGGGCGTTTCCGCCGGCCTTGACGCCAAAGGGCTGGAAACAATTTTGCGGGACAATCCTTTCGGCAACGACAGCCAGAAAACGCCGATCGTGATCATCAAAGATTACGCGGCGTAA
- a CDS encoding metallophosphoesterase, giving the protein MFIGVTGDTHGDTAALRTLAAQKGVAEWLHTGDFCRDARLLQELSGLPVKAVAGNNDFAPDRFAYNKMLLRGGCKIWLTHGHNCWDLLAENQRMNADIIVYGHTHVPDIFRREGILFINPGSPAFPRRGSAKGYALLTAAEGKPPAARFVALPAL; this is encoded by the coding sequence ATGTTTATCGGCGTAACCGGCGACACTCACGGCGATACGGCGGCGCTAAGGACGCTGGCGGCGCAAAAGGGCGTTGCCGAATGGCTGCACACCGGCGATTTTTGCCGCGACGCCCGCCTTTTGCAAGAACTGTCAGGCCTGCCGGTAAAAGCGGTAGCGGGCAACAACGACTTTGCGCCCGATCGTTTCGCTTACAACAAAATGCTTTTAAGGGGCGGCTGTAAAATATGGCTGACGCACGGGCATAACTGCTGGGACCTTTTGGCGGAAAACCAGCGGATGAACGCCGACATAATCGTTTACGGGCACACGCATGTCCCGGACATCTTCCGGCGCGAAGGCATATTGTTCATAAACCCCGGCAGCCCGGCTTTCCCGAGGCGCGGCAGCGCCAAAGGCTACGCCTTGCTGACGGCGGCCGAAGGCAAGCCGCCCGCCGCGCGTTTTGTCGCCTTGCCCGCTTTATAA
- a CDS encoding histone deacetylase: protein MTAPLGLVFFPAVDWMISETHPERQERLIYTYDQIVEEGLLDLAAIREYKPRVAGRRDIERTHIVVPDLNNIVTDAHLVSAGGTLTAADAVMKGEVKRAFALVRPPGHHAMRVAHGIRGFCTINIEAIMIDYLRKTYGAGRIAVVDTDVHHGDGTQEIFYHDPDTLFISFHQDGHTLYPGSGFMEEAGSPYAFGATINLPLLPETGDVGVHLLFDELIRPILDDFQPDILINSAGQDNHYTDMLASMQVTAQGYARLADKLKADIAVLEGGYSIEAALPYVNTGIVLAMAGLDYSRVLEPDRRDLRPEGKHTAARVAQLVSDGRALWSARGKLKAEKIAKAGSSWTRKKPIYYDTDGIREMQTETAFYCPKCPGYLTIDSSARGSYFGEQSAFIAVVWAASCPDCAKRAYDAVLRAKKQGGHDYFFVQDKAKDLLERI, encoded by the coding sequence ATGACGGCACCTTTGGGCCTGGTATTTTTCCCGGCGGTGGACTGGATGATTTCCGAAACGCATCCAGAGCGGCAGGAACGGCTTATTTACACCTACGATCAGATCGTGGAGGAAGGGCTTCTCGATCTTGCCGCGATAAGGGAATACAAACCGCGCGTGGCCGGGCGGCGCGACATAGAAAGAACGCACATCGTTGTGCCCGACCTTAACAACATCGTAACCGACGCTCATTTAGTCTCGGCCGGCGGGACCTTGACGGCGGCCGACGCAGTCATGAAAGGGGAAGTAAAAAGGGCTTTCGCGCTGGTGCGCCCGCCGGGGCACCACGCTATGCGGGTGGCGCACGGCATAAGGGGTTTCTGCACTATTAACATAGAGGCGATCATGATTGATTATCTGCGGAAAACTTACGGCGCCGGCCGCATAGCCGTAGTGGATACGGACGTGCATCACGGCGACGGGACGCAGGAGATATTTTATCACGACCCTGACACGCTTTTTATATCCTTTCACCAGGACGGGCACACGCTTTACCCCGGCAGCGGATTTATGGAGGAAGCGGGCAGCCCTTACGCTTTCGGCGCGACCATCAACCTGCCCCTTTTGCCGGAAACGGGCGATGTGGGCGTACATCTTTTGTTCGACGAACTTATCCGGCCGATACTGGACGATTTTCAGCCGGACATCCTGATAAATTCCGCCGGGCAGGACAATCATTACACCGACATGCTGGCCTCCATGCAGGTTACGGCGCAGGGCTACGCCCGCCTGGCCGACAAACTGAAAGCTGATATAGCGGTGCTGGAAGGCGGCTACTCGATAGAGGCGGCCCTGCCTTATGTCAATACCGGCATAGTGCTGGCCATGGCCGGTCTGGATTATTCGCGCGTGCTGGAACCCGACCGGCGGGATTTGCGCCCGGAAGGCAAGCACACGGCGGCGCGCGTCGCCCAGCTTGTCAGCGACGGCCGGGCGCTCTGGTCGGCGCGCGGCAAGCTTAAAGCCGAAAAGATCGCTAAAGCCGGCTCTTCCTGGACGAGAAAAAAACCGATCTATTACGATACGGACGGGATACGCGAGATGCAGACGGAAACCGCCTTTTACTGCCCCAAATGCCCCGGGTACCTTACTATCGACAGTTCGGCGCGGGGCAGCTATTTCGGGGAGCAGTCGGCCTTTATCGCGGTTGTTTGGGCGGCAAGCTGCCCGGATTGCGCCAAACGCGCCTATGACGCGGTGCTGCGCGCCAAAAAGCAAGGCGGGCATGATTACTTTTTTGTGCAGGACAAGGCCAAAGACCTGTTGGAAAGGATATAA
- a CDS encoding NADP-dependent malic enzyme gives MGLKEDALRYHAEHTGILGVASKVKLTNREELGLAYTPGVAEPCKVIKEDPEQSFALTCRGNMIAVISDGTRVLGLGDIGAVAAMPVMEGKAVLFKSFADVDAVPICVDSKDPEEIIRTVRLLQPSFAGINLEDFSSPKCYDIEDRLKEIMDIPVFHDDQHGTAIAVLSGVVAGLRFVRKDLKTARVVVNGCGAAGSAVARLLVRMGAENVLSVDSCGILYDGMDAGLNRIQLEVAKNTNKGKIKGDLVTAAKGADVLIGLSGPRLFTKGLMQTMNKGAVVFGCANPVPEIDYDEAKAAGVKVAGTGLSVHPNQINNVMVFPGLFRGALDVRARRVTEEMKIAAVYALANLVDEKELREDYVVADAFDPRVAPTLAAAVAKAAAEQGVARFKVDAREVYDNTLARVKKLRGE, from the coding sequence ATGGGGCTGAAAGAGGATGCGTTGAGGTACCATGCGGAACATACGGGGATTTTGGGGGTAGCGTCAAAGGTCAAGCTGACCAACAGGGAGGAATTGGGCCTGGCTTATACGCCGGGCGTGGCGGAGCCTTGCAAGGTGATAAAGGAAGATCCGGAACAGTCGTTTGCCTTGACTTGCCGCGGCAACATGATCGCCGTAATCAGCGACGGCACGCGGGTGCTCGGATTGGGCGACATAGGCGCGGTCGCCGCCATGCCGGTCATGGAAGGCAAAGCCGTGCTGTTTAAATCCTTTGCCGACGTGGACGCCGTGCCTATTTGCGTCGACAGCAAGGACCCGGAAGAAATCATCAGGACGGTCAGGCTTTTGCAGCCGTCTTTCGCCGGTATCAACTTAGAGGATTTCTCCTCCCCTAAATGTTACGACATAGAAGACCGGCTCAAAGAAATCATGGACATACCGGTGTTTCACGACGACCAGCACGGAACGGCGATCGCCGTTTTGTCCGGCGTCGTCGCCGGCCTGCGGTTCGTGCGGAAAGATCTAAAGACCGCCCGCGTCGTGGTGAATGGCTGCGGGGCGGCCGGCAGCGCGGTTGCGCGTCTGCTGGTCCGTATGGGCGCCGAGAACGTCCTGTCCGTGGATTCTTGCGGCATACTTTATGACGGTATGGACGCCGGGCTTAACAGAATTCAACTGGAAGTCGCGAAAAACACCAACAAAGGCAAAATCAAAGGCGATTTAGTCACGGCGGCCAAGGGGGCCGACGTACTCATAGGCCTGTCCGGGCCGCGCCTTTTCACCAAAGGGCTTATGCAAACCATGAACAAGGGCGCCGTGGTGTTCGGCTGCGCCAATCCCGTGCCGGAGATAGATTATGACGAGGCCAAAGCCGCCGGGGTCAAAGTGGCGGGAACCGGCCTTTCCGTCCATCCCAACCAGATAAATAATGTAATGGTGTTCCCGGGGCTGTTTCGCGGCGCGCTTGACGTCAGGGCCCGCCGGGTAACGGAGGAAATGAAAATCGCGGCGGTCTACGCCCTGGCCAATCTGGTAGATGAAAAAGAACTGCGCGAGGATTATGTGGTGGCGGACGCTTTTGACCCGAGAGTGGCGCCGACTTTGGCCGCGGCCGTGGCCAAAGCCGCCGCAGAG
- the rdgB gene encoding RdgB/HAM1 family non-canonical purine NTP pyrophosphatase, with protein MRTDPKERGRRRDLTARPDGAAKPAIKKLLAATGNAGKAREFARLLKNRPFSLLTLADWPDIAAPEETGLTFLENAKAKAGYYARLTGECCVADDSGLEVYALGGAPGVMSARYAGEKADDEENNRLLLQNMADKDDRACRFVCAVALSDAAGGIIFSAVGETEGTLLREGRGGEGFGYDPLFFVPALGKTLAEASPQEKDAISHRGRALAALLEFLQSSRLAGGAGAD; from the coding sequence ATGCGGACTGACCCAAAAGAGCGCGGCCGCCGGCGCGATCTGACAGCAAGGCCGGACGGCGCCGCTAAACCCGCTATAAAGAAATTGCTGGCGGCGACCGGCAATGCCGGCAAAGCGCGCGAATTCGCGCGCCTGCTGAAAAACCGGCCTTTTTCCCTGCTGACACTGGCCGATTGGCCGGATATCGCCGCGCCGGAGGAAACCGGCCTGACCTTTCTGGAAAACGCCAAAGCAAAAGCCGGCTATTACGCCCGGCTGACCGGCGAATGTTGCGTAGCGGACGATTCCGGGCTGGAGGTGTACGCGCTCGGCGGCGCGCCGGGCGTCATGTCCGCCCGCTACGCCGGGGAAAAGGCGGATGACGAAGAAAACAACCGGCTTTTGCTGCAAAACATGGCGGACAAGGACGACCGCGCCTGCCGTTTTGTTTGCGCTGTCGCCTTATCTGACGCGGCCGGCGGCATAATATTCAGCGCCGTAGGCGAAACCGAAGGGACATTGCTGCGGGAAGGCCGCGGCGGCGAAGGGTTTGGCTATGACCCGCTTTTTTTCGTTCCGGCGCTGGGGAAAACGCTGGCCGAGGCAAGCCCGCAGGAAAAGGACGCGATCAGCCACCGCGGACGGGCGCTGGCCGCGCTGCTGGAATTTCTGCAATCTTCGCGCTTGGCGGGCGGCGCCGGCGCGGATTAA